One window of Xylocopa sonorina isolate GNS202 chromosome 9, iyXylSono1_principal, whole genome shotgun sequence genomic DNA carries:
- the Rh5 gene encoding rhodopsin 5 yields MLLHNETLVNGPLAFMGDEAGYVPSMRERFLGWNVPPEHSELVHPHWRGFIAPAKYWHIGLALIYLMLLVMSVVGNFCVVWIFSTSKSLRTPSNMFIVSLAIFDVIMAFEMPMFLVNSFLERMIGWEVGCDIFAMLGSVSGMGQSITNAAIAFDRYRTISCPIDGRLNSKQAAVIIALTWFWVAPFSVLPLLKTWGRYTTEGFLTTCTFDYLTDDQDTKVFVVCIFIWSYVIPLVFIVYFYSQLLRSIRNHEKMLKEQAKKMNVKSLVSNQDKERSVELRIAKVAFTIFFLFLLAWTPYATLAMIGAFGNRDLLTPTATMLPAMFSKTVSCIDPWIYAINHPRYRQELQKRCKWMGIHEPELSQDTMSAQTEKVKADEA; encoded by the exons ATGTTGTTGCACAACGAGACTCTCGTTAACGGTCCTCTGGCCTTCATGGGCGACGAGGCAGG GTACGTACCGTCGATGCGAGAGAGGTTTCTGGGATGGAACGTGCCACCTGAACATTCAGAGCTCGTGCACCCCCATTGGAGAGGGTTCATCGCGCCCGCGAAATATTGGCACATCGGACTCGCGCTCATCTATTTAATGCTGCTAGTGATGTCGGTCGTGGGGAACTTTTGCGTCGTCTGGATATTCAGCAC ATCGAAATCACTGAGGACACCCTCGAACATGTTCATCGTTAGCCTGGCGATATTCGACGTGATAATGGCCTTCGAAATGCCGATGTTCCTGGTGAACAGCTTTCTGGAACGTATGATCGGCTGGGAGGTCGGGTGCGACATATTCGCCATGCTTGGCTCGGTTTCCGGGATGGGCCAATCGATCACGAACGCCGCCATTGCCTTCGATCGATACAG GACCATTTCCTGCCCGATCGATGGACGACTCAACTCGAAACAAGCAGCCGTGATCATCGCGCTCACGTGGTTCTGGGTAGCACCGTTTAGCGTTTTACCGCTTCTGAAAACTTGGGGTCGATACACTACCG AGGGCTTCCTCACGACCTGCACGTTCGATTATCTTACGGACGATCAGGACACCAAGGTGTTCGTCGTTTGCATCTTCATATGGTCCTACGTGATCCCGCTGGTGTTTATCGTCTACTTTTACTCCCAGCTGCTCAGGTCCATTCGTAATCACGAGAAAATGTTGAAGGAGCAG GCGAAGAAAATGAACGTGAAGTCGTTGGTGTCGAACCAGGACAAAGAGAGAAGCGTCGAGCTGAGGATCGCCAAAGTGGCGTTCACCATATTCTTCCTGTTCCTTCTAGCCTGGACACCGTACGCGACGCTCGCGATGATCGGGGCATTTGGGAATCG GGACCTTTTAACGCCCACGGCCACGATGCTGCCCGCCATGTTCTCCAAAACGGTGTCTTGTATCGACCCGTGGATTTACGCGATCAATCATCCGAG GTACCGACAAGAATTGCAGAAGCGATGCAAATGGATGGGCATCCACGAGCCGGAACTGTCTCAGGACACCATGTCAGCCCAGACGGAGAAGGTTAAAGCGGACGAGGCGTAG